One genomic window of Xylanivirga thermophila includes the following:
- a CDS encoding plasmid pRiA4b ORF-3 family protein, producing MKILQLKITLKDVKPPVWRRVLVRDDITFYKLHRIIQHAMGWFESHLYEFRLGEMIIGEKDDDWDFYDRYEVKSAKRIKLSSMNFAPKDKFRYVYDFGDNWRHDIVVEKVLDPEEGVKYPVCIGGKRNCPPEDVGGPWGYEDFLEAIQDPQHPEHESMLEWVGGSFDPEEFSIDEVNDMLKMIK from the coding sequence ATGAAAATTCTTCAGTTGAAAATAACATTAAAAGACGTAAAGCCTCCTGTCTGGAGAAGGGTATTGGTTAGAGACGATATTACGTTTTATAAACTCCACAGGATAATCCAGCATGCGATGGGATGGTTTGAATCCCACCTTTATGAGTTTAGGCTGGGAGAAATGATTATTGGGGAAAAAGATGATGACTGGGACTTTTACGACAGATATGAAGTTAAAAGTGCAAAAAGAATAAAGTTAAGCAGCATGAACTTTGCACCAAAGGATAAATTCAGATATGTTTACGATTTTGGTGATAATTGGAGACATGACATTGTTGTTGAGAAGGTGCTTGACCCGGAAGAAGGCGTTAAATATCCAGTATGTATCGGTGGTAAAAGAAACTGTCCTCCTGAAGATGTAGGGGGACCGTGGGGATATGAAGATTTCCTTGAAGCAATCCAAGACCCGCAGCATCCAGAGCATGAATCCATGCTTGAATGGGTGGGGGGTTCTTTCGACCCTGAAGAATTCAGCATAGATGAAGTCAATGATATGTTGAAGATGATAAAGTAA